GGCGAGCGAAGATCACCCCAGAGCAGGCGGGCCTGCCCTCCGGCAGCCGACGCCGGGTTCCCGGCCTGCGCAGGAGCGAGGTCGCCGCCCTGGCCGACATGAGTGTGGAGTACTACTCCAAACTCGAACGAGGCAACCTCGCCGGCGCCTCCCCGGCCGTCCTGGACGCCCTCGCCCGCGCACTCCAGATGGATGACGCCGAACGCGCTCACCTGCTGAACCTCGCCCAGGCAGCCGACGGCTCCGGCGCCCTCACCCGCCCCCGGCGGCGTCCCCCGCAGTGGAAGGCGCACCGCAGCCTGCAGTGGGTCCTGGACGCCGTCACCGCCGGCCCGGCCTTCGTGCGCAACGGCCGCATGGACCTCCTCGCCACCAACCAGCTCGCCCGTGCTTTCTATGACGACGTCTACGCCACGCCCCACAACCAGGCCAACCTGGCCCGCTACAACTTCCTGGACCCCGCCTCACGGCGCTTCTACCCCGACTGGGACCAGGCCGCCGACATCGCAGTGTCGATCTTGCGCACAGAAGCCGGCCGCAACCCCCACGACAAGGGCCTGCACGACCTCGTTGGCGAACTCTCCACCTGCAGCGACGACTTCCGCACCCGCTGGGGCGCCCACAACGTCCGCCACCACGGCACCGGCACCAAACGC
The sequence above is drawn from the Streptomyces sp. NBC_01465 genome and encodes:
- a CDS encoding helix-turn-helix transcriptional regulator, whose translation is MDNQAEVREFLTSRRAKITPEQAGLPSGSRRRVPGLRRSEVAALADMSVEYYSKLERGNLAGASPAVLDALARALQMDDAERAHLLNLAQAADGSGALTRPRRRPPQWKAHRSLQWVLDAVTAGPAFVRNGRMDLLATNQLARAFYDDVYATPHNQANLARYNFLDPASRRFYPDWDQAADIAVSILRTEAGRNPHDKGLHDLVGELSTCSDDFRTRWGAHNVRHHGTGTKRFHHHAVGEMTLAYEGLEMAAEPGLTLTVYTAEPGSPSEEGLRLLASWAATRDAETTEPSAAG